The DNA sequence GGAGATGGCCGAGCGGGCCGGAAAGGCCCGCAAGCGCCGGCAGACGCAGGCGATCGCCGGCGCCGCGGCCGTGCTGGTGCTCGTGGTGGCCGGCACCGTCTGGCTCGCCACGTCGCTGGGCGGCGACGACGACGACAAGGAGCAGGCCGGCACCGCGGCCGGCTTCGCCCAGTGCACCTACAACGAGGTGCCCAAGGAGGGCCGGCCGGCGCAGATCAAGGACGTCGGGCTGCCGCCGGGACAGCAGGCGAACAAGGGCAGCCAGACGATGACGATCGACACCAACCTGGGGCCGATCACCGCCCGGCTGGACCGCAGCGCGGTGCCGTGCACCGCCGGCAGCTTCACGCACCTGGCCAGCAAGGGCTTCTTCGACAACACCAAGTGCCACCGCCTGGTCACCGAGGGCATCAAGGTGCTCCAGTGCGGTGACCCGAGCGCGACCGGGAAGGGCTGGCGGGACACCGACGGCACCGGTGGGCCGAGCTACAACCTGGCCGAGGAGAACCTGCCCACCAACAAGCGTCCGCCGTACCCGGAGGGCGTCATCGCGATGGCCAACTCCGGCCAGCCGGGCAGCACCGGCAGCCAGTTCTTCATCGTGTACGGCGACTCCCCGCTCGACCCGAACTACACGGTGCTGGGCACCGTCACCGGCGGGATGGACGTGGTGAAGCAGGTCGCCGCGGCCGGCGACGACGGCGCGTTCGCGAAGCAGGCCGGCGGCGGTCACCCGAAGAAGGAGATCGTCATGACCAAGGTGAGCCTGAGCGACATCCAGGGCTGACCCGCGTCACCGAAAACGCCCGCCGGCTCGACCGGCGGGCGTTTTCCGTGCGTATGTGCTCAGGCCCCGGACGTGACCCGGTACGCGTCGAAGACGCCGTCGACCTTGCGCACCGCGGCCAGCAGGTGCCCGAGGTGCTTCGGGTCGGCCATCTCGAAGCTGAACCGGCTGACCGCCACCCGGTCCCGGGTGGTGGTGACCGTCGCGGAGAGGATGTTCACCCGCTCCTCGGAGAGCACCCGGGTGACGTCGGCGAGCAGCTTGTGCCGATCCAGCGCCTCCACCTGGATGGCGACCAGGAACGTGGACGCCGAGGTCAGCTTCCAGCTCACCTCGACCACCCGTTCGGGCTGGGCCCGCAGGTCCTCGGCGTTGGCGCAGTCGTCGCGGTGCACGCTGACCCCGCCGGAGCGGGTGACGAAGCCGAAAACCGAGTCCGGTGGCACCGGTGTGCAGCAGCGGGCCAGCTTGATCCAGACGTCGCTGACGCCCCGGACCACCACGCCCGGGTCGGCGCTGCTCTGCCGGCTGCGCGGCGGCCGGGTGGCGACGGCGGTCTCGGCGATGTCCTCCGCCGCGCCCTCCTCGCCGCCGTAGGACGCCATCAGCTTCTGCACCACGGACTGCGCGGAAACCTGGCTGTCGCCGACCGCGGCGTAGAGCGAGGCGACGTCCGCGAGGTGCAGGTCCCGGGCGATCGCCATCAGCGCGTCCGAGGTGAGCATCCGCTGCAACGGCATGCCCTGCTTGCGCATCGCCTTGACGATCGCGTCCTTGCCGGCCTCGATCGCCTCCTCGCGCCGTTCCTTGTTGAAGTACTGGCGGATCTTCGTGCGGGCGCGCGGGCTCTTGACGAAGCCGAGCCAGTCCTGCGTCGGGCCGGCCGTGTCGGACTTCGACGTGAAGATCTCGATCACGTCGCCGTTGGAGAGCGTCGACTCCAGCGGCACCAGCTTGCCGTTGACCCGTGCCCCGATGCACTTGTGCCCGACCTCGGTGTGCACCGCGTACGCGAAGTCGACAGGCGTCGACCCGGTGGGCAGCGGGATGACGTCGCCCTTCGGCGTGAAGACGTACACCTCCTGGCTGGACAGGTCGAACCGCAGCGCGTCCAGGAACTCGCTCGGGTCGGCCGCCTCGCGTTGCCAGTCCAGCAGTTGCCGCAGCCAGGTCATCTCGTCGATGTGCGCCGGCGGGCCGACCACCTGGGTGCCCTTGTGCTCCTTGTACTTCCAGTGCGCGGCGATGCCGAACTCGGCGGTGCGGTGCATCGCGTAGGTGCGGATCTGCATCTCCACCGGCTTGCCGGTGGGCCCGATGACAGTCGTGTGCAACGACTGGTACATGTTGAACTTGGGCATGGCGATGTAGTCCTTGAACCGGCCCGGCACCGGCTGCCAGTTGGCGTGGATGACCCCCAGCGCCGCGTAGCAGTCGCGCACCGTGTCGACCAGGATCCGCACCCCGACCAGGTCGTAGATGTCGTTGAAGTCGCGCCCCCGCACGATCATCTTCTGGTAGATCGAGTAGAGGTGCTTCGGCCGCCCGGTGGTCTCCGCCTTGATCTTGGCGGCCTTCAGGTCGGTCTGCACCTTCT is a window from the Micromonospora sp. DSM 45708 genome containing:
- a CDS encoding peptidylprolyl isomerase gives rise to the protein MTSTRDRQRAAARARLEREMAERAGKARKRRQTQAIAGAAAVLVLVVAGTVWLATSLGGDDDDKEQAGTAAGFAQCTYNEVPKEGRPAQIKDVGLPPGQQANKGSQTMTIDTNLGPITARLDRSAVPCTAGSFTHLASKGFFDNTKCHRLVTEGIKVLQCGDPSATGKGWRDTDGTGGPSYNLAEENLPTNKRPPYPEGVIAMANSGQPGSTGSQFFIVYGDSPLDPNYTVLGTVTGGMDVVKQVAAAGDDGAFAKQAGGGHPKKEIVMTKVSLSDIQG
- a CDS encoding RelA/SpoT family protein gives rise to the protein MSHDVVPPVEGTVHPTGDADGSVTERDGNPPVGATDGTPDATADDGGVVVPFPTDGPGDPTSSGGFALSNAPTGRRVRARLARFNAPWQTSQVSEVLEPLIASHRVNHPKADARLLQRAFDTAARWHSGQYRKSGDPYITHPLAVATILGNLGMDTTTLVAALLHDTIEDTEYTLDQMRADFGGEVALLVDGVTKLDKVKLGDAAKAETIRKMVVAMAKDPRVLVIKLADRLHNMRTLTFLPRPKQEQKAKETLEILAPLAHRLGMNTIKWELEDLAFGTLFPKRFEEINRLIGEHQPQREALLRQVTQKVQTDLKAAKIKAETTGRPKHLYSIYQKMIVRGRDFNDIYDLVGVRILVDTVRDCYAALGVIHANWQPVPGRFKDYIAMPKFNMYQSLHTTVIGPTGKPVEMQIRTYAMHRTAEFGIAAHWKYKEHKGTQVVGPPAHIDEMTWLRQLLDWQREAADPSEFLDALRFDLSSQEVYVFTPKGDVIPLPTGSTPVDFAYAVHTEVGHKCIGARVNGKLVPLESTLSNGDVIEIFTSKSDTAGPTQDWLGFVKSPRARTKIRQYFNKERREEAIEAGKDAIVKAMRKQGMPLQRMLTSDALMAIARDLHLADVASLYAAVGDSQVSAQSVVQKLMASYGGEEGAAEDIAETAVATRPPRSRQSSADPGVVVRGVSDVWIKLARCCTPVPPDSVFGFVTRSGGVSVHRDDCANAEDLRAQPERVVEVSWKLTSASTFLVAIQVEALDRHKLLADVTRVLSEERVNILSATVTTTRDRVAVSRFSFEMADPKHLGHLLAAVRKVDGVFDAYRVTSGA